A section of the Pan paniscus chromosome 11, NHGRI_mPanPan1-v2.0_pri, whole genome shotgun sequence genome encodes:
- the LOC103783056 gene encoding uncharacterized protein LOC103783056 has product MRPRSWLEIPRNCAKYMQLHLGIHESMTSRAQPPPPHLPFLLLPCWRQTAMHGCMKEDLNLDLFYPPLPVFSPLFCLHLLLSLSSPAGFSVISHSGFPQPLWSSCPVLVLFVLDPTSYSIQDHPPWLMPQPANSQILHVCLTSYLAVKPKPREESQGAQHRANLRVYRDADPCLINVSICVYVYTYAIHIHKSWYKVAIFLAAIKCASFKTVHLLLANL; this is encoded by the coding sequence ATGAGGCCAAGAAGCTGGCTAGAAATCCCAAGAAACTGTGCCAAGTATATGCAGCTGCACCTGGGAATACACGAAAGCATGACATCACGAGCGCAGCCTCCTCCACCAcaccttccctttctcctccttccctgctgGCGTCAGACAGCTATGCATGGCTGCATGAAGGAAGATCTAAATCTAGACTTGTTTTATCCTCCCCTTCCCGTCTTCTCACCTTTATTCTGCCTccaccttcttctttctttgtcttccccCGCTGGCTTCTCTGTCATTTCCCACAGTGGGTTCCCCCAACCCCTGTGGTCCTCATGTCCTGTTCTTGTTCTCTTTGTGCTGGATCCCACATCCTACAGCATCCAGGACCATCCTCCATGGCTGATGCCACAGCCTGCCAATTCCCAAATTCTTCACGTTTGTTTGACTTCCTACTTAGCTGTAAAACCAAAGCCCAGGGAGGAGTCCCAAGGTGCACAACACAGAGCCAATCTGCGTGTGTACAGAGATGCAGATCCATGTTTAATCAATGTAAGTATAtgcgtatatgtatatacatatgcaatTCACATTCACAAGTCCTGGTATAAAGTTGCAATTTTTCTGGCTGCTATAAAATGTGCCAGTTTTAAAACTGTGCATTTGTTGCTTGCAaacttataa
- the S1PR3 gene encoding sphingosine 1-phosphate receptor 3: MATALPPRLQPVRGNETLREHYQYVGKLAGRLKEASEGSTLTTVLFLVICSFIVLENLMVLIAIWKNNKFHNRMYFFIGNLALCDLLAGIAYKVNILMSGKKTFSLSPTVWFLREGSMFVALGASTCSLLAIAIERHLTMIKMRPYDANKRHRVFLLIGMCWLIAFTLGALPILGWNCLHNLPDCSTILPLYSKKYIAFCISIFTAILVTIVILYARIYFLVKSSSRKVANHNNSERSMALLRTVVIVVSVFIACWSPLFILFLIDVACRVQACPVLFKAQWFIVLAVLNSAMNPVIYTLASKEMRRAFFRLVCNCLVRGRGARASPIQPALDPSRSKSSSSNNSSHSPKVKEDLPHTAPSSCIMDKNAALQNGIFCN; the protein is encoded by the coding sequence ATGGCAACTGCCCTCCCGCCGCGTCTCCAGCCGGTGCGGGGGAACGAGACCCTGCGGGAGCATTACCAGTACGTGGGGAAGTTGGCGGGCAGGCTGAAGGAGGCCTCCGAGGGCAGCACGCTCACCACCGTGCTCTTCTTGGTCATCTGCAGCTTCATCGTCTTGGAGAACCTGATGGTTTTGattgccatctggaaaaacaataAATTTCACAACCGCATGTACTTTTTCATTGGCAACCTGGCTCTCTGCGACCTGCTGGCCGGCATCGCTTACAAGGTCAACATTCTGATGTCTGGCAAGAAGACGTTCAGCCTGTCTCCCACGGTCTGGTTCCTCAGGGAGGGCAGTATGTTCGTGGCCCTTGGGGCGTCCACCTGCAGCTTACTGGCCATCGCCATCGAGCGGCACTTGACAATGATCAAAATGAGGCCTTACGACGCCAACAAGAGGCACCGCGTCTTCCTCCTGATCGGGATGTGCTGGCTCATTGCCTTCACGCTGGGCGCCCTGCCCATTCTGGGCTGGAACTGCCTGCACAATCTCCCTGACTGCTCTACCATCCTGCCCCTCTACTCCAAGAAGTACATTGCCTTCTGCATCAGCATCTTCACGGCCATCCTGGTGACCATCGTGATCCTCTACGCACGCATCTACTTCCTGGTGAAGTCCAGCAGCCGTAAGGTGGCCAACCACAACAACTCAGAGCGGTCCATGGCACTGCTGCGGACCGTGGTGATTGTGGTGAGCGTGTTCATCGCCTGCTGGTCCCCACTCTTCATCCTCTTCCTCATTGATGTGGCCTGCAGGGTGCAGGCGTGCCCCGTCCTCTTCAAGGCTCAGTGGTTCATCGTGTTGGCTGTGCTCAACTCGGCCATGAACCCGGTCATCTACACGCTGGCCAGCAAGGAGATGCGGCGGGCCTTCTTCCGTCTGGTCTGCAACTGCCTGGTCAGGGGACGGGGGGCCCGCGCCTCACCCATCCAGCCTGCGCTCGACCCAAGCAGAAGTAAATCAAGCAGCAGCAACAATAGCAGCCACTCTCCGAAGGTCAAGGAAGACCTGCCCCACACAGCCCCCTCATCCTGCATCATGGACAAGAACGCAGCACTTCAGAATGGGATCTTCTGCAACTGA